Proteins encoded in a region of the Flammeovirga yaeyamensis genome:
- a CDS encoding lysophospholipid acyltransferase family protein, producing MKNLKFFPFYTLSVIPLPILYLLSDVMFVLVYYIIGYRKGVVNNNLKIAFPEKSDKEIKRIERSFYRHFCDMMVESIKTLTMGKRAVNKRIKIENEELITQLYQNNKSIVMYSAHMGNWEWNAFFPNFFQHKVTAFYQPLSNKYFDELMQLIRSRMGVLCVPSQKGYKTLMKLQQENKLTLNLIIGDQSPSAHPKASKYWTEFMHKKTAFLTGADVISHKSDYAVVYPQCTKIKRGVYETKFVLLDESPKSSEKFSLIEKYSKALEENINKQPALWLWSHNRWKLSA from the coding sequence ATGAAAAACTTAAAATTTTTTCCGTTTTATACATTATCTGTAATACCACTTCCGATTCTTTATTTATTATCGGATGTTATGTTTGTATTGGTATATTATATAATTGGATATAGAAAAGGGGTAGTAAATAACAATTTAAAGATTGCTTTTCCAGAGAAATCAGATAAAGAGATAAAACGTATTGAAAGAAGCTTTTACCGTCACTTTTGCGACATGATGGTGGAGAGTATCAAAACGTTAACAATGGGAAAAAGAGCGGTAAATAAACGTATTAAAATTGAAAACGAAGAGCTGATTACTCAGCTATATCAAAATAATAAAAGTATTGTGATGTATTCTGCTCATATGGGAAACTGGGAATGGAATGCTTTCTTCCCTAATTTCTTTCAACATAAGGTGACTGCATTTTATCAACCGCTTTCAAATAAATATTTTGATGAATTAATGCAGCTTATTCGCAGTAGAATGGGTGTTTTGTGTGTTCCTTCCCAAAAAGGATATAAGACATTGATGAAACTTCAGCAGGAAAATAAGTTAACGCTTAATTTAATTATTGGGGATCAGAGTCCAAGTGCTCACCCAAAAGCATCTAAATATTGGACTGAATTTATGCATAAGAAAACAGCATTTTTAACGGGTGCAGATGTGATTTCACATAAGAGTGATTATGCTGTCGTTTATCCTCAGTGTACTAAAATTAAGAGAGGTGTTTATGAAACTAAGTTCGTTCTTCTGGATGAGTCACCAAAATCCTCGGAGAAATTCTCATTAATTGAAAAGTACTCTAAAGCATTGGAAGAAAATATAAATAAGCAGCCTGCTTTATGGTTATGGAGTCATAATCGTTGGAAGCTTTCAGCATAA
- a CDS encoding helix-turn-helix domain-containing protein: MKKFHLKNFLDKPSDTFHIARTTIDSSEDLNLHSHDYYEFFYISNGRGVHLLNGEEEKLETGSFCFIRDHDTHTFKKVSKEGLVITNIAIPKDIIHQYSERYFDGKLVYWTTNDIPFKGTFNKEALKELINRVNILLDNPRTSLYLDLFMLHLFDILQQKNTINDEIPNWLIQAIEKFRMPHQLNKGQAAFLDLCQRSADHVNRVVKKSYGMTLSELINKERVHYCAKQLSMTNASLKNIYTAAGYQNHSYFFRVFKREFGVTPLKYRGNQHKIF; encoded by the coding sequence ATGAAAAAATTTCATCTTAAAAATTTCTTAGATAAGCCTTCCGATACATTTCATATTGCTCGAACTACAATTGATAGTTCAGAGGATTTGAACTTACACTCTCATGATTATTACGAGTTTTTTTATATCTCAAATGGTCGGGGAGTGCATTTATTAAATGGAGAGGAAGAAAAACTGGAAACCGGAAGTTTTTGTTTTATTCGTGATCATGATACCCATACTTTTAAAAAAGTATCTAAAGAGGGATTAGTGATTACGAATATCGCCATACCGAAAGATATTATTCATCAGTATTCGGAAAGATATTTTGATGGAAAACTGGTGTATTGGACCACTAATGATATTCCATTTAAAGGAACATTTAACAAGGAAGCTTTAAAAGAATTGATTAACCGAGTAAATATTTTACTCGATAATCCTCGAACATCACTTTACCTAGATCTTTTTATGTTGCATCTTTTTGATATCCTTCAACAGAAGAATACGATCAATGATGAAATTCCGAATTGGCTGATTCAGGCCATAGAAAAGTTTAGAATGCCACATCAATTAAATAAAGGACAGGCAGCATTTTTAGATTTATGTCAGCGTTCTGCAGATCATGTGAACAGGGTGGTGAAAAAAAGCTATGGGATGACGTTATCAGAATTGATCAATAAAGAAAGAGTGCATTACTGTGCCAAGCAGTTATCGATGACTAACGCTTCTTTGAAAAATATTTATACTGCAGCGGGTTATCAAAATCATAGTTATTTCTTTAGAGTATTTAAAAGAGAATTTGGAGTGACACCTTTAAAGTATAGAGGTAATCAGCATAAAATTTTCTAA
- a CDS encoding M14 family zinc carboxypeptidase gives MRILGLLFSLFFITHLTVAQLSSPSRYLGYELGSNFTYHHQVINYLNEAHTAYPKKTLIHNYGTTSEGRPLTLLVISSEKNIARLDKLKSDNIIRAGLSDGKTSTDVPFVWLGYNVHGNEASGTEVALKVIHHLLEGDEVKLNDALENLVVIIDPCLNPDGRERYVNDFRMKKGKFNNSSVSHWTHKERWPTGRYNHYLFDLNRDWAWQTQRESRLRYEVYKEYMPHVYVDFHEMMPQYSYFFGPPAEPIHQSITPWQRKYQRIASDNYETLFKENQWDYFTEEIFDLLYPSYGDSWTSFNGAIGFTFEQGGHGVAGLEFKSSNIIQPITLKGRIEKHFETSMISIYTASENKKELLHQFEHFFDHAPNNGYQHFIIKDSFRKKKNIDRLLELMDRHQIAYSYATDDFNVTAYDYFSNSELKSKVNKGDIILNVHQPKGRALQVLMEPFTERTDSLTYDLTAWALPFAYGVEALAVKHKINHSFYSNQTFKNNSTEENGNTLFIPWSSVDNIKVLTSMMGVESVFYLDKDTVIQEMEFKKGDSFIFQPHKNLMKDLIKESSFKWLSLSEDDFNNSLIAFKKPKVSILGGAETNALDFGALWYYFDEILNYPMSIIDTENLTTSKVLKSDVLIISDGRYSPNTKKVVDNFVKSGGKVILFEDAIKIMSENSLTALYESLNRTEVQETRSSRVKGRKATNMNAAGCVLKVTLNSESNISNGLEAYFNLKQNKTFLPLLNENYNLGVLKEDALVSGFMGHELQERMPNTSIITSENLKNGTVIYFVESPVFRGFWWNGMHILSNAIFFPYNE, from the coding sequence ATGAGGATTCTCGGTCTTCTTTTTTCTTTATTTTTTATCACTCACCTAACTGTTGCTCAATTATCCTCTCCAAGTAGATATTTAGGATATGAGTTGGGTAGCAATTTCACTTATCATCATCAAGTAATTAATTATTTGAATGAAGCACATACTGCTTATCCCAAAAAGACTTTGATTCATAACTATGGTACCACATCAGAAGGTCGACCACTTACCTTATTAGTCATATCATCAGAGAAAAACATCGCAAGACTGGACAAACTGAAATCAGACAATATCATTAGGGCAGGGTTATCAGATGGAAAAACATCTACAGATGTACCATTCGTTTGGTTAGGGTATAATGTACATGGAAATGAGGCATCAGGTACAGAGGTGGCCTTAAAAGTAATTCATCACCTTTTAGAAGGAGATGAGGTAAAGTTAAATGATGCACTGGAAAACCTAGTAGTTATTATAGACCCTTGTTTAAACCCTGATGGAAGAGAAAGATATGTGAATGATTTTCGAATGAAGAAAGGAAAATTCAATAATTCTTCTGTAAGTCATTGGACACATAAAGAGCGTTGGCCAACGGGTAGGTATAATCATTATTTATTTGATTTAAATAGAGATTGGGCTTGGCAAACACAAAGAGAGTCTAGGTTAAGGTATGAGGTGTATAAAGAATATATGCCCCATGTGTATGTTGATTTTCATGAAATGATGCCTCAGTATTCTTACTTTTTCGGACCGCCAGCAGAACCTATTCATCAGTCGATTACTCCTTGGCAAAGAAAATATCAGCGAATTGCATCAGATAATTATGAGACATTGTTTAAAGAAAATCAATGGGACTATTTCACAGAAGAGATTTTTGATCTTCTGTACCCATCTTATGGTGATAGTTGGACTTCATTTAATGGAGCGATAGGTTTTACTTTTGAACAAGGAGGACATGGTGTCGCTGGGTTGGAATTTAAGAGTTCGAATATTATTCAGCCTATCACATTAAAAGGAAGGATCGAAAAGCATTTTGAAACTTCAATGATTTCGATTTATACGGCAAGTGAGAATAAAAAAGAATTGCTTCATCAGTTCGAGCATTTTTTTGATCATGCCCCTAATAATGGTTACCAACATTTTATTATCAAGGACTCATTTAGAAAGAAGAAAAATATAGATAGGTTATTAGAGTTAATGGATCGTCATCAGATAGCTTATTCTTATGCAACTGATGATTTCAATGTAACCGCCTATGATTACTTTTCAAATTCTGAATTAAAATCGAAGGTAAATAAAGGAGATATCATTTTAAATGTACATCAACCTAAAGGAAGAGCGTTGCAAGTTTTGATGGAGCCCTTTACGGAAAGGACCGATTCTTTAACTTATGATTTAACTGCATGGGCATTACCTTTTGCTTATGGCGTAGAGGCTTTGGCTGTAAAACATAAGATCAATCATTCGTTTTATTCGAATCAAACTTTTAAAAATAATTCTACTGAGGAAAATGGGAATACTTTATTTATTCCTTGGTCAAGCGTGGATAATATTAAAGTGTTGACTTCTATGATGGGAGTAGAATCAGTTTTCTACTTAGATAAGGATACAGTAATTCAAGAAATGGAATTTAAAAAAGGGGACTCTTTTATTTTTCAACCCCATAAGAACTTGATGAAAGATCTTATCAAAGAGTCAAGTTTTAAATGGTTGAGTTTATCCGAGGATGATTTTAATAATTCCCTTATTGCATTTAAGAAACCTAAAGTAAGTATTTTGGGTGGTGCTGAAACAAATGCTCTTGATTTTGGTGCTTTGTGGTATTACTTTGATGAAATCCTTAACTACCCAATGAGTATTATTGATACAGAAAATCTAACTACTTCTAAAGTATTGAAATCTGATGTACTTATTATAAGTGACGGTAGGTACAGTCCGAATACCAAAAAAGTAGTTGATAACTTCGTGAAATCGGGAGGTAAGGTGATACTTTTTGAAGATGCAATTAAAATTATGTCTGAGAATTCGCTTACTGCTTTATATGAGTCATTGAATAGAACAGAAGTTCAAGAAACAAGATCGTCTAGAGTAAAAGGACGTAAAGCAACAAATATGAATGCGGCAGGTTGCGTTTTAAAAGTAACCCTAAACTCGGAAAGTAATATTTCAAATGGTTTAGAAGCGTACTTTAATTTGAAACAGAATAAAACCTTTTTACCGTTACTAAATGAAAATTATAATTTAGGTGTTTTAAAAGAAGATGCATTGGTTTCTGGATTTATGGGACATGAATTACAAGAAAGAATGCCAAATACATCTATAATTACTTCCGAGAACCTAAAAAATGGTACAGTAATCTACTTTGTAGAGTCTCCTGTATTCCGTGGATTTTGGTGGAATGGAATGCATATTCTAAGCAATGCTATATTCTTTCCATATAATGAATAG
- a CDS encoding MarR family winged helix-turn-helix transcriptional regulator has product MNKDDLLKLENQLCFPLYVASRLVTKIYQPFLSELEITYPQYLVLMTLWEQDHLTVNQITHKLYLQTNTVTPLLQRMEKQGLISKSKSKEDTRSYIVSLSDKGKELKEQAHCIPESLLKENTMDQEELQLLKTTLDKLIHHLDEKK; this is encoded by the coding sequence ATGAATAAAGACGATCTTCTTAAATTGGAAAATCAATTGTGTTTTCCATTGTATGTTGCCTCGAGGTTAGTGACTAAAATATATCAACCATTTTTATCAGAATTGGAGATTACATATCCTCAATATTTGGTATTAATGACTTTATGGGAACAAGATCATTTAACCGTCAATCAGATCACACATAAATTATATCTTCAAACGAACACGGTGACTCCTTTGCTTCAAAGAATGGAAAAGCAAGGGTTAATATCAAAATCTAAATCGAAAGAAGATACAAGAAGTTATATAGTGAGTTTATCCGATAAAGGAAAAGAATTAAAAGAGCAAGCACATTGTATTCCAGAATCTTTGCTGAAGGAAAATACAATGGATCAGGAAGAATTACAGTTATTAAAGACTACTTTGGATAAACTGATCCATCACTTGGATGAAAAAAAATAG
- a CDS encoding alanine/glycine:cation symporter family protein, giving the protein MDLFQRFCAGFSALAWGTPLLVLLLGGGLFFTIYSRFLPFRYFKHAIDVLRGKYDDPDAEGDIDHYEALSGAIAATVGMGNISGVAVALVAGGPGALFWMWISALLGMATKFFTCTLSVMYRGHDSHGHAEGGPMYFIEEGLGKKWKPLAVFFALAGLFGVTPMFQANQLTEVLRTVVFVEVIPAEANIHLVNFIIGMVILVLVSIVIFGGIERIGTVAGKLVPVMVVIYVVAVLTMIVMNVEKLPGIIDDIFEGAFNFRSVGGGALGAVIMIGAKRAAFSNEAGIGTAPMMHGAAKTDEPVREGLVAMIGPFIDTIVVCTMTALAIMSSGVYDQTAKKVDGVLLTTEAFKAAFPVGGAGVLSVCVLFFALTTLFSFSYYGTKCLGYLIGADKKHYFNYFYVCMIVVGAMIKLEAIINLIDGVYATMAIPTMVGALLLSPKVRQASIDYFERMDKIDYKRRY; this is encoded by the coding sequence ATGGATTTATTTCAGCGTTTTTGTGCTGGTTTTAGTGCATTAGCATGGGGAACACCATTACTAGTGTTGCTACTTGGAGGAGGATTATTCTTCACTATTTATTCAAGGTTTTTACCATTTCGATATTTTAAACATGCTATTGATGTATTAAGAGGAAAATATGATGATCCCGATGCTGAAGGTGATATCGACCATTATGAAGCATTATCTGGAGCAATTGCAGCTACAGTAGGTATGGGGAATATAAGTGGAGTAGCAGTAGCTCTTGTAGCTGGAGGTCCAGGAGCATTATTCTGGATGTGGATAAGTGCATTATTAGGAATGGCAACAAAGTTTTTCACATGTACTCTTTCAGTAATGTACAGAGGTCATGATTCTCATGGGCATGCTGAGGGAGGACCAATGTATTTTATAGAAGAAGGACTTGGTAAGAAGTGGAAACCTCTTGCTGTATTTTTTGCCTTAGCTGGTTTATTTGGAGTAACACCAATGTTCCAAGCAAATCAATTGACAGAGGTTTTAAGAACAGTTGTTTTTGTAGAAGTAATTCCAGCGGAAGCTAATATACACTTGGTTAATTTCATTATTGGAATGGTCATTTTAGTATTGGTATCTATTGTAATTTTTGGAGGGATTGAAAGAATCGGTACTGTAGCGGGTAAATTAGTTCCTGTAATGGTTGTTATCTATGTAGTTGCAGTATTAACTATGATAGTGATGAATGTTGAAAAGTTACCAGGAATTATTGATGATATTTTTGAAGGAGCTTTCAATTTTCGATCTGTTGGTGGAGGTGCTTTAGGAGCTGTAATTATGATTGGAGCCAAAAGAGCAGCTTTTTCTAATGAGGCGGGTATTGGTACTGCCCCAATGATGCATGGAGCAGCAAAAACAGATGAGCCAGTTAGAGAAGGACTTGTTGCTATGATAGGACCATTCATTGATACGATAGTAGTTTGTACAATGACTGCTTTAGCTATTATGTCATCTGGAGTTTATGATCAAACAGCAAAGAAAGTAGATGGCGTTTTACTTACAACAGAAGCCTTTAAAGCTGCATTTCCAGTTGGTGGTGCTGGGGTTCTTTCAGTATGTGTATTATTTTTCGCACTAACTACATTGTTCTCATTTTCATATTATGGTACAAAATGTTTAGGGTATTTAATAGGAGCAGATAAAAAGCATTATTTTAATTATTTCTATGTGTGTATGATTGTAGTGGGAGCTATGATTAAATTAGAAGCAATCATTAATTTAATTGATGGAGTATATGCGACTATGGCGATACCTACAATGGTAGGTGCTTTATTACTTTCCCCTAAGGTAAGGCAAGCATCTATAGATTACTTCGAAAGAATGGATAAAATTGATTATAAAAGAAGATATTAA
- the clpB gene encoding ATP-dependent chaperone ClpB: MNFEKYTIRSQEVLQKAQTIAKGYQQQIIEKGHILKAVIEQEDNMITFLTNKIKADKATLNQQLDSIVTAYPKSSGDNPYLSNEAAKALQDAERFMSEMGDEFVAVEHIVLGLLQGNDKTAQLLKQAGFTTDYLKKAITELRKGSKVTDQNAEGQYQSLERYAIDLTQLARDGKLDPVIGRDEEIRRVLQILSRRTKNNPMLIGEPGVGKTAIAEGLAQRIVAGDIPENLEDISIASLDMGALVAGAKYKGEFEERLKAVIKEVQSAEGKIILFIDEIHTLIGAGAGGDSAMDAANLLKPALARGELRSIGATTLKEYQKYIEKDKALERRFQPVTVGEPNVDDAISILRGIKEKYEVHHGVRIKDDAIIASVELSNRYISDRFLPDKAIDLMDEAASRMRIQMNSMPEEVDEIKRKVMQLEIEREAIRRENDVEKENILTDQIRLLTGKLNELEDEWKREKQTLDAVKQLKRDIDKYKIEADQAERSGDYGRVAEIRYGKIVEAEKQLEELQLEAEKESATGNVMLRQEVTSDDIAEVVARWTGIPVAKMLRGEREKLLHLEAELGRRVAGQDEAITAISDAVRRSRAGLQDPRRPIGSFLFLGTTGVGKTELAKALAEYLFDDEKAMVRIDMSEYQERHAVSRLIGAPPGYVGYDEGGQLTEEVRRRPYSVILLDEIEKAHPDVFNILLQVLDDGRLTDNKGRVADFKNTIVIMTSNMGAHFMMDRISDLEKASATIEKEEILDDSKEKALQLLKQTVRPEFLNRIDEILMFQPLTRENMKKIAAIQFKDIQQRIRSNGVEIEITPEALQQVANLGYEPEFGARPLKRVIQRYILNDLSKSILGGDVEKDSVVLIDVEPDSGKLIFKNR; encoded by the coding sequence ATGAATTTCGAAAAATATACCATCCGTTCTCAAGAGGTACTGCAAAAAGCACAAACTATTGCGAAGGGATATCAACAACAAATTATTGAAAAAGGTCACATTTTAAAAGCGGTTATCGAGCAAGAAGATAATATGATTACTTTCTTGACGAATAAGATAAAAGCGGATAAAGCGACCTTAAATCAACAATTAGACAGTATTGTTACTGCTTATCCAAAATCTTCTGGAGATAATCCATACTTGTCAAACGAAGCAGCAAAAGCTCTTCAAGATGCAGAAAGGTTTATGTCTGAAATGGGCGATGAGTTTGTAGCAGTAGAACATATAGTATTAGGTCTTTTACAAGGAAATGATAAAACTGCTCAATTATTAAAGCAAGCAGGTTTTACTACTGATTACTTGAAAAAGGCAATTACGGAGTTACGTAAAGGAAGTAAAGTAACTGATCAGAATGCCGAAGGTCAATATCAATCTTTAGAACGATATGCTATTGACTTAACACAATTGGCTAGAGACGGTAAGTTAGATCCTGTTATTGGTAGAGATGAGGAAATCCGTAGAGTTTTACAGATCCTTTCTCGTAGAACCAAAAACAACCCAATGCTTATTGGTGAGCCGGGTGTAGGTAAGACGGCTATTGCCGAAGGTTTAGCACAGCGTATTGTGGCAGGGGATATTCCAGAAAACTTGGAAGATATTTCTATTGCATCATTAGATATGGGCGCATTGGTCGCTGGAGCTAAATACAAAGGTGAGTTCGAGGAAAGACTAAAAGCGGTCATCAAAGAAGTACAAAGTGCTGAAGGTAAAATCATCTTATTTATTGATGAGATCCATACTTTAATCGGTGCAGGTGCTGGAGGTGATAGTGCAATGGATGCAGCGAACTTATTAAAGCCTGCATTAGCTAGAGGAGAGTTAAGATCGATTGGTGCGACAACACTAAAGGAATATCAAAAATATATTGAGAAAGATAAGGCTTTAGAAAGACGATTCCAGCCGGTCACTGTTGGTGAGCCGAATGTTGACGATGCTATTTCTATTTTGAGAGGTATCAAAGAAAAATACGAAGTTCACCACGGGGTAAGGATCAAAGACGATGCAATTATCGCTTCTGTTGAATTATCCAATAGATATATTTCTGATCGTTTTCTTCCAGATAAAGCCATCGACTTAATGGATGAGGCGGCATCGCGTATGCGTATTCAAATGAACTCTATGCCTGAGGAGGTAGACGAGATCAAACGTAAGGTGATGCAGTTGGAAATCGAGAGAGAGGCTATCCGTAGAGAAAATGATGTCGAAAAAGAAAATATTCTTACAGATCAAATCAGATTGCTTACAGGTAAACTGAATGAGTTGGAAGATGAGTGGAAAAGAGAAAAACAAACTCTTGATGCTGTAAAACAACTTAAAAGGGATATCGATAAATATAAAATTGAAGCGGATCAAGCAGAAAGAAGCGGTGATTATGGACGCGTAGCTGAAATCAGGTACGGGAAAATAGTAGAAGCTGAAAAACAGTTGGAAGAACTTCAATTGGAAGCAGAGAAAGAATCTGCGACAGGTAACGTAATGCTCCGTCAAGAAGTAACTTCTGATGATATCGCTGAGGTTGTTGCTCGTTGGACAGGTATTCCTGTTGCTAAAATGTTGAGAGGGGAAAGAGAAAAACTACTTCACCTTGAAGCAGAGTTAGGACGAAGAGTGGCTGGACAAGATGAGGCAATTACAGCTATTTCTGATGCAGTGCGTAGAAGTAGAGCAGGATTACAAGATCCAAGAAGACCTATTGGTTCTTTCTTATTCTTAGGTACGACCGGTGTGGGTAAGACCGAATTGGCCAAAGCATTGGCCGAATATCTATTTGATGATGAAAAGGCAATGGTCAGAATCGATATGTCGGAATACCAAGAAAGACATGCGGTAAGCCGTCTGATTGGAGCGCCTCCGGGTTACGTTGGATATGACGAAGGTGGTCAGTTAACCGAGGAAGTAAGAAGAAGACCTTATTCTGTGATCTTGTTAGATGAAATTGAGAAAGCACATCCTGATGTTTTCAATATTTTACTTCAGGTATTGGATGATGGTCGACTTACTGACAACAAAGGTCGAGTAGCCGATTTTAAGAACACAATTGTGATTATGACTTCAAATATGGGAGCACATTTCATGATGGATAGAATTAGCGACTTGGAAAAAGCATCCGCAACTATCGAAAAAGAAGAAATTCTTGATGATAGCAAGGAGAAAGCACTTCAATTGCTAAAACAAACGGTTCGACCAGAGTTCTTGAATAGGATCGACGAGATCTTAATGTTCCAACCTTTGACAAGAGAGAACATGAAGAAAATTGCTGCAATTCAGTTTAAGGATATACAACAAAGAATTAGAAGCAATGGCGTAGAAATAGAAATTACTCCAGAAGCGTTACAACAAGTAGCCAATTTAGGTTATGAACCAGAATTTGGGGCAAGACCTTTAAAGAGAGTAATTCAAAGATATATTCTTAATGATTTATCAAAATCTATCTTGGGTGGAGATGTTGAGAAAGACAGTGTTGTTTTGATTGACGTTGAACCTGACTCGGGTAAACTGATCTTTAAGAATAGATAA
- a CDS encoding beta-agarase, whose product MRKKANKLTWLIGVISIGTLFFLAFNPPKSIDEHSLIDFSSNEISNQIKAKDATFELKNNTLIVRNGFSKQESGVVIYESNNHPWNLEGMYTIEAEVENLGEEYIQVEMFVGDNVDEKGLIRWYCSDYVDLEPGESGKITVPLAWSPWVFDPQPQQYPGMRGMFGMLKRDVTTIKEITFNSRYSYKENTFAVKKLSAKQLLKKQKPDNVIPFVDQYGQSKYTDWKGKIHSDGELNQSITNEEKDYLAHKEAPSRSKFGGHIGDEKFEVKGHFYTKKHKGKWWLVDPEGHLFWSSGLNCVNNHSMSTGITGREELFSYLPKGDDPLKKFYSTSKWKPLGFYQQFDEYETFNFYQANLYRKYGDQWKNKFAELANKRIKSWGMNTIGFVSDKQTIESHKNPYVGSVWIRDTQKIEGSNGYWGKFHDVFAKDFKSKVKESVADQSLGANDPWCIGYFVDNEMSWGNIGSLSIATLKSPESQPAKKEFISDLKQKYKKIEKLNKQWATNYASWKTLSKDTHPKLGDGANEDVYAFYQKIAITYFKTIHDELAIVAPNQLYLGCRFAWGNNAIVMKSAAQYCDILSFNKYEYSVKHVSLPEDVDMPILIGEFHFGAIDRGSFHPGVKVAKDQNDRGEKYISYIQSALNHPNIIGAHWFQYTDQPLTGRGDGENYNVGLVDVTDQPYQEVVDKFREINYQLYDYRLGNVNN is encoded by the coding sequence ATGAGAAAAAAAGCAAACAAACTTACTTGGCTTATAGGAGTGATATCTATTGGAACCCTATTTTTTTTAGCATTCAATCCGCCAAAATCAATTGATGAACACAGTTTGATAGACTTTTCATCTAACGAAATATCCAATCAAATTAAAGCAAAAGACGCCACATTCGAATTGAAGAATAATACTTTGATTGTAAGGAATGGGTTCTCTAAACAAGAATCAGGTGTAGTGATTTATGAATCAAATAATCACCCATGGAACTTGGAGGGAATGTACACTATTGAAGCCGAAGTGGAAAACTTGGGAGAAGAGTACATTCAAGTAGAAATGTTTGTAGGTGATAATGTAGATGAAAAAGGATTAATACGATGGTACTGTTCAGATTATGTTGATTTAGAACCAGGGGAATCAGGAAAAATTACTGTACCTCTTGCATGGTCTCCTTGGGTATTTGATCCTCAACCCCAACAATATCCTGGTATGAGAGGGATGTTTGGGATGTTAAAACGAGATGTGACCACCATCAAAGAAATAACATTTAACTCAAGATACTCTTATAAAGAAAATACCTTCGCAGTAAAAAAGTTGAGTGCTAAACAGCTATTAAAGAAACAAAAACCTGATAATGTTATTCCATTTGTAGATCAATACGGACAAAGTAAATACACCGATTGGAAAGGAAAAATACATTCAGATGGGGAGTTAAATCAAAGTATTACTAACGAAGAGAAAGATTATTTAGCACATAAAGAAGCTCCAAGTAGATCGAAGTTTGGTGGTCATATTGGAGATGAAAAATTTGAGGTAAAAGGTCATTTTTATACTAAAAAGCATAAAGGAAAGTGGTGGTTAGTCGATCCTGAAGGACATTTATTCTGGTCAAGTGGCTTAAACTGTGTAAATAATCATAGTATGTCTACAGGTATTACTGGGCGTGAAGAATTATTTTCTTACTTACCTAAAGGTGATGATCCATTGAAAAAGTTTTATAGTACATCAAAATGGAAGCCATTAGGATTCTATCAACAATTTGATGAGTATGAGACCTTCAATTTCTATCAAGCCAACTTATATCGAAAATACGGCGATCAATGGAAAAATAAGTTTGCAGAGTTGGCCAACAAAAGAATTAAATCATGGGGGATGAATACTATCGGTTTTGTATCAGATAAACAAACTATAGAGTCGCATAAAAACCCATATGTGGGTTCAGTTTGGATTAGAGATACACAAAAGATCGAAGGGTCGAATGGTTATTGGGGCAAATTTCACGATGTTTTTGCCAAAGATTTTAAATCAAAAGTAAAGGAATCTGTCGCCGATCAAAGTTTAGGAGCAAACGATCCTTGGTGTATTGGGTATTTTGTAGATAACGAAATGTCGTGGGGAAATATCGGATCCTTATCAATTGCTACTTTGAAGAGTCCGGAAAGTCAACCAGCGAAAAAAGAATTTATATCAGACTTAAAGCAGAAGTATAAAAAAATTGAGAAACTCAATAAGCAATGGGCAACAAACTATGCTTCTTGGAAAACACTTTCAAAAGATACCCATCCAAAGTTAGGAGATGGTGCCAATGAAGATGTATATGCTTTTTATCAAAAAATAGCGATTACTTATTTTAAAACAATTCATGATGAATTGGCTATTGTCGCTCCTAATCAATTGTATTTAGGTTGTCGATTTGCCTGGGGGAATAATGCGATTGTCATGAAATCGGCTGCTCAATATTGCGATATTCTAAGTTTCAATAAATACGAGTACAGTGTAAAGCATGTAAGTCTACCTGAAGATGTGGATATGCCAATTCTTATTGGTGAATTTCATTTTGGAGCAATCGATAGAGGAAGTTTCCACCCAGGGGTAAAAGTAGCAAAAGACCAAAATGATAGAGGAGAGAAATATATAAGTTACATTCAGTCTGCATTAAATCACCCGAATATTATTGGGGCCCATTGGTTTCAATATACCGATCAGCCATTAACAGGGAGAGGAGATGGAGAAAACTACAATGTAGGTTTGGTAGATGTCACCGACCAACCTTACCAAGAAGTTGTTGATAAGTTTCGGGAAATCAACTACCAACTGTATGATTACCGTTTGGGTAATGTGAATAACTAA